Proteins encoded within one genomic window of Fragaria vesca subsp. vesca linkage group LG1, FraVesHawaii_1.0, whole genome shotgun sequence:
- the LOC101302790 gene encoding DNA repair protein complementing XP-C cells homolog, producing MRSKKESASASGSLGELSEEAVAKLVRRANRGGKKKFESQLHPSDLIGKHEPGPQRDKKDVDARVASNALETEVCSRDALRKVSRDTNGDEESFQCSFMDSREELNDSDWEDGPVPISNSMGGHEVTIEINETPDSRRRKRSRRASVEDKEVAELVHKAHLLCLIARGRLIDRACDDALIQASLLSLLPEHLLRVSKVAKLTVKHLLPLVFWFQNNFRVRTTSVRRSFHLALNFALETREGTQEEIAALSVALFRALNLTTRLVSVLNVASLKPEADKTDWSSEDASRLSKGIFSTATPMVARKNVPVSPATSSERNSVGETPQIGSYKYTLACEEWNDISEACHTKKSKELKRRGDLEFEMQMQMALSATAVPTADIKLGSDNNDSDSNVAKRLKRTVCEESQFSSQSISTAVGSRKEGSPLYWAEVYCNGENLTGKWLHIDAINAIIDGEQKVEAVAAACKTPLRYVVAFAGNGAKDVTRRYCLKWYQIASQRVDPIWWDQVLAPLRDLEVRATGGMVFLEKEHTGSSSEHIIENFLNISGSAEMSTPVPSNVHLNAKSSLEGSKDSGKGLGVESSSRSVEIATRNSLEEMELETRSLTEPLPTNQQAYKNHHLYAIEKWLTKHQVLHPKGPILGFCSGHPVYPRTCVQTLKSKHKWLREGLQVKPNEHPVKELKRSIKVQKVLEDDGIVGGNSIATIELYGKWQLEPLHLPHAINGKVPKNDHGNVEVWSEKCLPPGTVYLRLPRVFSVAKRLEIDYAPAMVDFEFKNGQSYPVFDGIVVCAEFKDAILEAYAEERDRREAVEKKKYEMQAISRWYQLLSSIVTRQRIQNRYGESAFTVSAETENVSKLDVKLGGGNDEEALGCQQGLHKNTLDDRSSMLENHEHVFLTENQSFDKDNLVVTKRCLCGFSVQVEEL from the exons ATGCGAAGCAAAAAAGAATCAGCATCCGCCTCAG GATCTCTGGGTGAATTATCAGAGGAGGCTGTGGCCAAACTTGTTAGACGTGCAAATAGAGGTGGGAAAAAGAAATTTGAGAGTCAACTTCATCCAAGTGATTTGATTGGAAAG CATGAGCCCGGGCCACAAAGAGACAAAAAAGATGTGGATGCAAGAGTTGCATCCAATGCCTTGGAGACTGAAGTTTGTAGCAGAGATGCTCTGCGAAAGGTATCTAGGGACACGAATGGTGACGAGGAAAGCTTTCAGTGCTCTTTTATGGATAGCAGGGAAGAACTGAATGACTCAGATTGGGAAGATGGCCCAGTTCCAATTTCAAATTCCATGGGTGGTCATGAAGTGACTATTGAAATAAATGAGACACCAGATTCCAGAAGACGGAAACGTAGTCGTCGGGCTTCGGTTGAAGATAAG GAAGTGGCTGAACTTGTTCATAAGGCTCATTTACTCTGTTTGATTGCACGGGGAAGATTGATTGACAGAGCGTGTGATGATGCTCTTATTCAG GCTTCCTTGCTTTCTCTTCTACCCGAACATTTGCTGCGTGTATCCAAGGTTGCAAAACTTACTGTGAAGCATTTGCTTCCCCTAGTCTTTTGG TTCCAAAATAATTTCCGTGTTAGAACTACAAGTGTGAGGAGATCATTTCATTTGGCTCTGAACTTTGCCCTTGAAACTCGTGAAGGGACTCAAGAAGAG ATTGCTGCATTGTCTGTGGCACTGTTCAGAGCTTTGAATCTGACAACTCG GTTGGTGTCCGTTTTGAATGTTGCCTCCTTAAAGCCAGAGGCTGACAAGACTGATTGGTCAAGTGAAGATGCAAGCAGATTGAGTAAGGGAATATTCAGCACTGCAACTCCAATGGTGGCTAGAAAAAATGTTCCTGTGTCTCCTGCTACAAGTAGTGAGAGAAACTCTGTCGGTGAAACTCCTCAGATTGGTTCATATAAAT ATACTTTAGCTTGTGAGGAATGGAATGATATCTCTGAAGCATGCCATACTAAGAAATCAAAGGAATTAAAGAGAAGAGGGGATCTTGAGTTTGAAATGCAGATGCAAATGGCTCTTTCCGCCACTGCAGTTCCGACTGCGGATATAAAATTAGGTTCAGACAATAATGACTCAGATAGTAATGTTGCAAAAAGATTGAAAAGAACTGTATGTGAAGAATCACAATTTTCCTCCCAGAGTATTTCTACTGCAGTTGGATCGAGAAAAGAAGGATCACCATTGTACTGGGCAGAAGTGTACTGCAATGGGGAAAACTTGACCGGAAAGTGGCTGCATATTGATGCTATTAATGCAATTATTGATGGAGAACAGAAGGTCGAAGCTGTAGCTGCTGCATGCAAAACACCTTTGAGATATGTAGTTGCTTTTGCTGGTAACGGGGCTAAAGACGTGACTCGCAG GTACTGTCTCAAGTGGTATCAGATAGCATCTCAACGAGTAGATCCAATTTGGTGGGATCAGGTATTGGCACCACTGAGAGACTTAGAGGTGAGAGCAACAGGAGGCATGGTCTTTTTGGAGAAAGAACACACCGGTTCCTCATCTGAACATATTATAGAAAATTTTCTGAACATCTCTGGCAGTGCAGAAATGTCCACACCGGTTCCAAGTAATGTCCACTTGAACGCGAAGTCTAGCCTAGAAGGCTCAAAAGATTCTGGAAAGGGGCTTGGCGTAGAATCTTCTTCGAGGAGTGTTGAGATTGCTACCAGGAACTCCCTTGAGGAAATGGAATTGGAAACTAGGTCATTAACTGAACCTCTTCCAACGAATCAACAG GCCTATAAAAACCATCACCTTTATGCTATTGAAAAATGGCTTACCAAGCATCAGGTACTTCATCCGAAAGGGCCAATTTTGGGGTTTTGTTCCGGTCATCCAGTTTACCCTAGGACATGTGTGCAAACTCTGAAGTCAAAACACAAATGGCTTAGGGAGGGGCTGCAAGTTAAACCAAATGAGCATCCTGTCAAG GAGCTGAAACGTTCTATCAAGGTTCAAAAAGTTCTTGAAGACGATGGTATCGTTGGGGGCAATTCAATTGCAACTATAGAACTTTATGGGAAGTGGCAACTTGAACCACTGCATCTGCCTCATGCTATCAATGGAAAAGTACCAAAG AATGATCATGGTAATGTGGAAGTATGGTCTGAGAAGTGCCTTCCACCAGGGACTGTGTATTTGAGGTTACCAAGGGTGTTTTCGGTTGCCAAGAGACTAGAAATTGATTACGCTCCCGCCATGGTTGATTTTGAATTCAAAAACGGTCAATCATATCCTGTCTTTGATGGTATAGTAGTGTGTGCTGAGTTCAAGGATGCAATATTGGAG GCTTATGCAGAGGAACGGGACAGAAGAGAGGCTGTAGAAAAGAAAAAATATGAAATGCAAGCTATTTCACGTTGGTATCAGCTTTTGTCTTCCATTGTAACTCGGCAGAGGATACAAAACCGTTACGGGGAGTCTGCATTTACAGTATCAGCTGAGACTGAAAATGTTAGTAAACTAGATGTAAAGCTTGGTGGTGGTAATGATGAGGAGGCTCTTGGATGCCAGCAAGGCCTACATAAAAATACACTGGATGATCGTTCTAGCATGCTGGAAAACCATGAGCATGTATTCTTGACAGAAAACCAGAGTTTTGATAAAGACAACTTGGTGGTTACAAAGAGATGTCTCTGTGGAT